GAAGCAGGCCGCCACCACGTCATAGACGCACCGTCCCGCGTGGCAGGACTGCACGTCCGGACACGCGTTGCCGCACGCGCCGCAGTGGAGCACGTCCGTCCCCGCGTCCACGCACGCCCCCGCGCAGCGCAGCAGCCCCTCCGAACATCCCTCCTGGCATCTGCCCGCCTCGCACACCTGCCCGGCCGCGCAGGCGAGGCCACACCCGCCGCAGTGGGCGACGTCCGACGCCGTGTCCACGCAGGCGCCGCCACACGACTCCGTCCCCGCGCGACAGCCACAGGCGCCGTCCTGGCACACCGCCGCAGCGCCACAGGCCCGGCCACACGCTCCACAGTTCTCCGTGTCGCCCACCAGGTCCACGCAGACGCCGTCGCAGACGGTGAGGCCCGACGTGCACACCACGCCCTCGTCGGGGCAGCCCGTGAGCGCGAGCGCGGCCACCGACAACAGCAGGACGAGCAGCGACGGCGACTCAGCGGACGGGGGCATGCGGGACATGGGGAACCTCGGGAACGGGAGGTGGGGACGCGTCCCGGTCGAGCGATACCGCGAGGGACACGTACGCGGCGCGCCCCGGCAAGGGGAAGCCGGTGAAGTCATACGCTCGCGAGTCGAGGAGGTTCTTCACCTCGACGGAGAGCGTCAGGTCCGGTGCGCGGACGAACGTGCTGGACGCTCCCACGCTCAGGAAGGTGCGCGAGGGCAGGCCGCGCGTGCCCGTGCGGTTGACGAACTGCGACGACTGGTAGAGCACCTCGGCGCGCCCGTTGAGCCAGTCCGGCCCCGCGCGCACGCGCCCCACCCACTTGTGCTGGGGGCGATACGGCAGCGGCTGGTTGAAGAAGCGCGGGTCTCCGAGCCGGTTCTGCGTGCGCAGCCACGTGTAGCTGCCGCTGGCGGACAACCACTCGAACGGCCGGGCCTCGCCCTCCAGCTCCGCGCCCCACACGCGCGCGGCGTCGAAGTTGTACGGACGCGCCAGCATCGGCGGATACAGCTCGTACGCGATGAGGTCCTCGTAGAGCGCGCCGAAGCCTCCCGCGCTGAAGCTCCACGCCGCGTCCTCGGGCGCGGACGCCCACGTCACCGCCGCGTCCGCATACAGCGCGCGCTCGGGCCGCAGCCCCGGATTGGGGAGCAGCGTCCCCTGGCGGATGTAGAGCTCCAGGAACGACGGCGCGCGATGGGACTGCCCCGCGTTGGCGCGCACGCCGAAGCCTCCGCCCAGCGCCACGGCGGCGCCCAGCTTGGGAGACACCAGCCAGTACGGCCCCACCCGCTCTAGCCGCATCGAGGGCACCACGGTGGCGACACCGCCGAACAGGCGCCACTCGTCCATGGCCATGACGCTGCCGCGCCACCACGACGCGCTCTGGCCATCGCCCGCGTTCGTGACGCCCTCGCCGGAGGACGCCAGCGTCAGGGTGAGCGCGTGCGCCGAGCCCAGGGGCACGCGCCCCTCCAGCTCCACCCCGCCCACGGTGTGCCGCTGCGCGCCGCCCGCCTCCGACAACCCGCCCGACAGGTCGAGCCCGTCGCGCCGGACATACCCCCGCGCGCTGCCCTGTGCCCCCGCGCCCCCCAGCGCGCCGGACCAGCGCAGGCCCAGCGAGAGCCGGTCCAGCGCCTGCCGCCCCTCCGACTGGGGGTTCTGCACCGTGCCGGGAATCGCGCGGTTCTCCAGGGCCAGCTCGGTGAGCACGTCCAGGCGAGAGCCCCCGGGCAGCCGGCGCCGATAGCGCAGCAGCGCGCCACCACCTCGCGCGTCGTTGCGCGCGCGCGACTCCGCGATGACGGGGTTGTCATCCACCGCCGGCAGCTGGTCCAGCTCGTAGGTGAAGTCCCCATCCGAGCGCCCCGCGTGCACCAGCAGCAACGCCTGCCCATCCAGCAGCGGCCCGGTGGCGGCCACGTGCCCCAGCGCCGTGTTCCAGCTGCCGTAGGTGAGCTCTCCGCTGGCCCGGAAGGTCGACGAGGGCGCGCGCGTGACGATGTTCACCGCGCCGCCCAGCCCTCCCGAGCCGTAGCGCGCGCCCGCGCCACCGCGCAGCACCTCGAAGCGCTCCACCAGCGCGGCGGGCACCTGCGACAGGTCCGCCATGCCCCCCGCGCCGTTGAGCGGGATGCCATCCAGGAACACGAGCACGCCGTTCGACGCGGCGCCGCGCACCACCAGGCTCTTGCTCTGCCCGTACCCACCGGAGTCCTGCACGGCGAGCCCCGCGGAGCCCACCAGCAGCTCCGCCGAGTCGCGGGCCTCTCCCGTGCGGCGCGTGGCGTCGATGACGGTGATGGCGCCCGTGGGGTCCCTGCGCTCGGGTGACTCCGGTGGCGGCGGCGCCTTGCCCCTCACCACCGTGCCGCGCGTCGCCGGCTCGGGCTGGGGGGCCGGAGTCCCGCGAGGGTCATCCGGGGCGGGAGGCTCCGGGGTCTGGGCGCGCGCGCGCGGGGCGACACCGAGCGCCAGACAGACGAGGGACCCCGCGAGGAAGATGCGCCGCATGCCCCGCCTTCCGCTCTCTCCATCGAAGAGAGAAGGCCATTCGCGCGTGTCGTGGGACGACACGTCGCACCCCTGGGCAGGTCTCCTGACTCATGGGCTGTCGGCCGCGGGCGCACAGTGCGCCGGGCTGCCCAATCACAGTGGCGGGACCGCGCCGGATTCGCACCGGCTTCCCTCTTGAAGGCCCGAAATGGGCACCCAAGGGCGGACCTCTTCTAGGGGGTCACCCCCCTCGCGTCAAGCGCGCCCCGGACGCCAGGGCCCACGAGCGCGCGTACTGCTCGAAGGCGCTCGCCTGGAGGAAGACCACCTCCGCCCCACCCAGCCGCAGCGTCGTCATGCTGAACAGCGGGGAGGGCCTGCCCGGCACGATGAGCACCCCGTCCTGGAACGTGCCGAAGTGGCTCTCCAGGTCCGTGACGCTCCACAGCGAGGTGTGCGGCTCCGGCCGGAAGCGCGCGTGCTGGCGGGACACGGAGGGCTCCGACAGCACGATGTCGCAGTCCGGGCTGCGGCCCACCGTCACGTCGGTCCCCGAGCCCGGGAAGCGCGGGCTCAGCTCGAAGACGACCGGCTCCACCGCGCGCAGCGGAAGCCGCCCGGACATCGTGGGCGGCTCCACCCTCGCCAGCGGACGCGGTACCCGCGGCATGGAGTCCCACACCAGCACGGGCCAGGCGACCTCCCGCAGCACGCCTTCCCGGTCGTCCTGGAACTGGCGCAGCAGGGCGGGTAGGCGGTGGACCACGTCGATACCTCCGGCACGGCAGGAGAGCGAGCGCAAGCTGTGCACGCTCCCCTCCGCTGTCCACCCCCATGCTCACGATTGAACGACTTTGGCCAGCACTCCCGAGTGCCAGGGCTCACTTTCCCGAGCCACAGGCGCTCGCCAGCTCCCGCACGTCCGCGTCGTAGTGCACGGCCAACGTCCCCGACGCCTCGAGGTGACGGACGAAGAGGGAGCCGAACACCTCCGCGTTGCCGCTCAGGTTCAACGTCGCGTCGGGGGCATAGAGGTTTCCCGCTACGACGCTGCCCGCGGAGATTCCCAGCGTCCCGTGTCCCGCCACGTACACCCGCGTGCGGGCCGGCGCATCGGTCGAGCCCAGCGCGAACGCCCCCGCCACCGTCAAATCCGCGCCGATGAACAAATCCAACTCGCCTGGAGGAACCACCTCGATGGAGAGCCGTTCGCCGATGACGATGCTGTCGCGCACGAACAAGGCGGTGCGCTCGCGGACGACGAGGTCGAGCCGGCCCTCGCCTTCGATGCCCGACAGGTAGAAGCGTCCGCAGGGCAGCTCCAGCGAGCGCTCGCCGGTGAAGCCACGCAGCGAATCCGGGTCCAGGCCGATGGCCGCGTTGTGGTTCCGGGTGGCGTGGTTGGCGATGAGGCCCGGGACGTCCAGCAGGGAGCCCGCGTCGCACGCGCACGGCGCCAGGGACGCCACCGGCTCGCGGCTCACCTGCGTGGCCTGGACATCGCCGGACATGAGCCGGCCCTCGGGCACCGCGAGCTTCCCGTCGACCTTCAGCGACGCCAGGCCGACGTCGCCTCGCACCCACGCGTCGCCCGTCACCTCCGCCGTCACGTCGCCGGTGAGCGGACCGCCGCTGTAGAGGACGCCCTGCACCGTCAGCGAGCGACCCAGCCGGATGCCGTCCCCGCCGCCGGCGCTCAGTTCGCCGCCGACCTTCACCGTGTCGTTGGCGGCGAGCCCGCCGTTGGTCGCCACGCCGCCGCCCTGACCGCCCGGCGTGTACTTGCCCAGCGAGCCGCGGAAGGCATCCGTGGAGAGCGCGGCGCTGAAGGCGAGCCTGTCGCAGGAGCACAGCGCGTGGCGGAAGGCGCGCTCGGCCAGCTGGCCCGTGCACACCTTCTCGTCGGTGACGCCGTCGCTCACCAGCATCAGCGGTCCGGTCGAGGCGCAGAACGCCTCGTGCTCGTCCGGCGGGTCCTCGCTGGTGCTCGGTCCACTGTCCGGCGTGGACACGGGCCCCGGGCCGCCATCCGGCGCGGAGGTGAGGAGGGCCACCGGGTCCCTCACGGTGCAGCCCCCGCCCCACAGACTTCCCGCCAGCCAGAGCAGCGGGACGATGCGCCTCGACACGGCGGAGCACGACGATGGGAAGGCGGAGCTCATCGACCGGAAATCTCCTTCAGACGCGCGCGCGCCGCCACCGCGTGCGGCGCATCGCCATGGTGCGAGAGGAACGCCTCCAACGCGCGCCGCTCCTCCGCGGTGTTGCCCAGGACACGGTGGGCCTCGGCGATGCCCTGTCGCACCTCCTGCGCCAGCAAGCCCTCGGGCCACTCGCGCAGCGCCACCTCGTACTGTCGCAGCGCGCCGCCCGCGTCGCCCAGGTGCTCCAACCGCAGCGAGCCGGAGGCCACGTGTGCCACATAGGCGGACATCGCGCGGGGCTGGGCGCGGATGACGCGTTGGTAGAGAGACTCGGCCCGCTTCCACTCCCCCGCCGCGCGGTGCGTGTTGGCCGCGCGCAGCAGGTCCTCCACGGGGACCGGGGCGACGTTCCCGGGTGCCCGCGCGGGCGCCAAGGACGCGGGCTGGGCCGGGGGCGGCGACTTCATGGGGACCGAGGCAATGTTCCCTGGCGCTCGCGCGGGCGCCACCACCGACGTTGAGGACGCGGACGTCGGCTCGGCCGGGAGAGGAGGCTCCGCGGGGACTGGGGCGACGTTCCCAGCCGCTCGCGAGGGCGCCACCACCGACGCGGAGGAGGTGGACGTCGGCTCGGCCGGGGGCGAAGACTCCACGGGCCGCGAATCGGGACGGACCTCGGCGTCCACGGCGGGCGGTCCGCGTCCATCGTCCGCCGCGTCCCCGCGCGGCACACCGGGGGGAGCCGGGGCATCCACGCTCGTTCGGGGCGCGGGCGTGGCACCGGCGCGGAGCGCCGACTCGCCTCGGAGGGCGAGCCATCCCAGGAACGCCGCCGCCCCCAGCACGAGGACGGCGCCGCCCACCCACATGCCCCAGTGCCACTTGCGCCGAGCGGGGCACATCGGCGGCGGGGCCTCCTCGAACGCGGCGAGCAGCGCCGCCTGCACCAGGGCCGCGGACCTCTGGCGGGAGATGCGGCGCGCGGGGCCATGCCCCCCATCCAGCGGAGGGAGCGCGTGCGATGGACCGCCCTCTTCATCCGAGATGTGGCTCATTCCGTCCCCCTGCCCGGCGCTCCGTCATCCCCTCCCGCCAGCGCGCGTAGGGCCGCCTTGCCCAGCCGCAATCTGCTGCGAATCGTCTCGAAGGGAATCCCCAGTTCGTTCGATACCTCCACCACGCTCAAGCCAAGCACATGGTGCATCACCATGGCATGCCGCTGCTCGTCGGGAATCCGGTCCAGCAGCATCACCATCCGCCGCCGGTGGACGTACTCGTCCGGAGGCGCGTCCCCGGACGGGACGGCCATCAGCTCCGCGGGCTCGTCGCCGCGACGCGCCTCGACGCCCCGCGCGCGTTTGAGCCAGGCGAAGGTCGTCCGGGCCACCACCCGGTCCACCCACGACGGGAAGCTCCCCTCGCCGCGGTAGGTCGACAATCCCCGCAGCAGCGCGATGAGGGCCTCCTGGGAGATGTCCTCCACGTCCACGTCCCCGCGCACGAGGTAGCGGACGAGGTTGCGCACCCGGGGCAACAGCTCCAACAGCAGCGACTCGGCGGCCTCCTTCCTCCCCTCGATGGCGGCCTGGATTCGCGGGTCCCCCCCGGGACGCGCTCGACCGATGGCTTCGGGACCCGTGCTCGGCATCGACTCCATGGAGAGCCGCAGCGGCGAAAACGGGTCATCGCCATTCACGGCAGGACCACCAGGGACAGCCCCACCCGGGGCCGGACGGGCCACCCCTTGTTGCGGGGGATGAACTCCAAATCATCGGTGTATCCGAACTCGGGCCGCCCCATCAGCGCGTCCGCCGCGACCCCCAGCTCCACCGCTGTCCTCCGGGAGAAGCGCCAGCGGAAGGTCGTCTCCGGCCCCGCGAGCAACGCGGTGGTGAAGTTGGCCGGGGTCGGCTCGATGCCCCGGACCCGTGGCTCCGTCTTCCGGTCGTAGACATGGGCTCCCACGCCGACCCCCACCGCCCACCGCAGCGTGCGGTGCTGGAAGAGCGGTGTGTCCACCCATATCCCCGCGGTGTACTGCTGGACACGCACGATGGTCCGGCTGTCCGTCAGCTCCGCGGGAAGTCCCACGAACATCTGCAGGCGCAAGCGCACCCGCCGCAGCTCCCAGCCCGATGAGAGCGACAAGGCCCGGTGGCCCGAACCAGCATAGCCGTCCCAGGCCGTCATCGCTCCAATCGTGAACTGCCAGCGCCACCCCGCGGGCTCCATGGCCGCCGGGGGCATGGGCCACAGCTCCGGAGGCAGCGGCGCCCCGGGCGGTTCGGGGGGCACGGGCGCGGCGACGACCACGTCCTCCGGCTGGGGTTCCGGGCCGGCGGGAGGGACGACGTCCCCCAGGGGATTGCCCGCCTCCACCGCGCGCAGGGCGGAGCGCACGACGAGCGCCACGGCCTCCGCGCCCGCGGACCACTCCAGCTCGCCGGGCCTTCCCTCCAGCCGCGCGGTGCGGACGAAGAGGTGCCGGCCCTCCGGCGCCATGACGTACACGCGCAGCTCCGGCCCCTCGCGCTCGAACCAGAAGACGGCGCGCGCGTGGAACGCCTCCGCGAAGTCGACCACCGTGCGCCAGCGCGCCAGCGGCGTCCCGGTGAACGCGGGGCCGGGCATGGCGCGCAGCTCGATGGGCAGGTCGCTGCTCTGGCCCCGGACCCGCTCCAGCAGCGCCTGGTCCTCCTCGGAGGAGATGCGCGCCAGGGCCAGCCACGACGACTTCTCGCTCGCGTCCGCGCCCCCGCCGACACACAGGGCGACGGTGAGCACCGCCCGGATCCACACGACGCCCGATGCCATGCCTCGAAGGCTAGCGTCTCACGCGAGCGCCCGGGAAGCCCTGGAGCCTCGCGAATCAGGCTCGGACAAGCGCACGGAAAAGACGTGCTCTCCCTGCAACTATCCGGAGCGTCGACCGCTTCGGGGCTTGCATCCGCGGGCGCGTCCGTCAGCGCCCGACACGGGTATCGGCGGCGCGCAGCTCGCGGCTGACGCGCTCCGCCTCGCGGAAAACCCGCAGGAGGTTGCCACCGAGAATCTTGTGCAGCTGCTCGCGGGTGTAGCCCCGGGCGAGCAGGGCCTCGGTGATGCGCGGCAGGTCGGCCACGGAGTCGATGCCCTCCGGCGTGGAGTTGATGCCGTCGAAGTCCGAGCCCAGGCCCACGTGGTCCACGCCCGCCACCTTGGCCACGTGGTCGATGTGGTTGACGAGCGACTCGAACGGAGGCCGCTTCACGCGGCCGGCCATCTCGCGGCTGAGCGCCATCTCCGCGCGGAAGCGCGTCGCCGGGTCCGCGTCCTTGTTCCGGGCCTTCAGGGCCTCGCCGGCGGCGTCGCGCTCCTGGGCACCGGCGGCGTACGCCTTGCGGTACGTGTCGTCGATGAACGCGGAGAAGAAGTTCACCATGACGACGCCACCGTTGGCGGCCACGGCCTTCAGCATCTCGTCCGTCATGTTGCGCGGGTGGTCGGTGAGCGCGCGCGCCGACGAGTGCGAGGCGATGACCGGCGCCTTCGTCACCTCCAGCGTGTCGAAGAACGTCTTGTCGGACACGTGGGAGATGTCCACGAGCATGCCCAGCCGGTTCATCTCCCGCACGACGTCCCGCCCGAAGTCGGTGAGGCCGTCGTGGTGCTTCACGCGCGCCTCCTGGAGGTCGCCGGACGAGTCGGCCCAGTCGTTGGTGTTGGACCACGTCAGCGTCATGTACCGCACGCCGAGCCGATAGAAGTCGCGCAGCACGCCCAGGTCGTTCTGGATGGCGTGCCCGCCCTCGACGCCCATCAGCGCCGCCAGCTTCTTCTGTTTGCCAGAGCGCGCCGCCACGATGTCCTTGGACGACAGCGCCAGCACGAGCTGGTCCGGGCGCCGCTCGACGGCGCTCAGCACGGTGTCGATGAGCCGCAGCGCGCGGTGCGTCTCCTGCCCCGCGAACGCCTTGGGCTCCACCCAGATGGAGAAGAAGGCCGCGCCCAGGTTGCCGGCCCTCGCGCGGGCCAGGTCCAGGTGTCCCACGTCGCTGGCTGGAGGCGCGCCCAGGTCGAAGCCCTCCTCCAGCATGCGCAGCGGCGTGTCCACGTGCGTGTCGATGATGAGCGCCGACTCGTGGATGGCGCGCGCCTTCGCGGAGACGGGCGCGGGGGACGTGGCGAGCGCGGGGGCACCGAGCAGCAACGCGGCGGCGAGGAGGGAGCGATTCACGCGGGACCTCGGGAGCAGGGGCGCGGGGACTCTCCCACGGCGCCCGGCGGGGTTGAAGCCACTGACGGCAACGGACGCCTCAGCGCTGGACGGCGGCCGTCCCGCCCAGCCCGGTGTAGACGACCTCGAGCCAACGCGCGGTCGTCACGTGCCCCTCGCCGAAGGACTTGAACCGCTCCGGCAGGCCCTCGCGCTGGACCTGCTCGAGCGTGCGGCCGGCCGCCTTCTTCTGGCGCACCAGCGCGGTCGTCTCGCGCAGCATGGCGGCGAAGCGCTCCAGCGCCGCGCGGTCCGCCAGCTCGCCGTGGCCCGGGATGATGCGCGCGCCCGGCGGCAGCGACGCCAGCACCTGCTCCACGTTGCGCACGTAGCCCTCCACGCTGCCCCCCGCCTCCAGGTCGATGACGGGGAAGCGGTCGGTGAAGAAGAGGTCGCCCATGTGCAGCACGTTGCTGCCGACGAAGTACACCGTGCTGTCCCCGTCCGTGTGTCCGGAGGGCAGGTGTGTCAGGCGCACCTCCTCGCCGTTGAACCACAGGCTCAGTCCCTGCTGGAAGGTGATGACGGGCCGGGCATGCACCGGCGCGGGTGGCAGCGTCTCGCCCTGGCGCGTGCGGGGCTTCGACATCCGCTCGCGCACGGCGGCGTGCGCCACGATGGTCGCCTCGCTCCCCAGCACCGCGTTGCCCCCGGTGTGGTCCCTGTGGACGTGGGTGTTGAGGACGTAGGCGACCCTGCCTCCGCTCAGCGCGCGCAGCGCGGCGCGCACCTTGCCGATGAGCGGCGCCCACTCGTCGTCCACGACGAGCAGGCCGTCCGGCCCCACGGAGACCGCGATGTTGCCGCCCTCGCCCCGCAGCAGGTGGATGTTGCCGGCCACCGGCGTGGAACGGATCTCGACCTTCTCCACGTCCTTCGGCTGCGCGAGCGCGAGCAACGGCGACAGGACGAGCGCGACGATGCAGGGAATCCTCATGGAGCCTCCGGGGACTGCTTAGCAAGCTTCGCGGCTCCCGCATTCCCATCTTCGTCCGACGCGCCGCGTCCGGCGCGGTCCGTCAGGGCCTCGCGAGCGCGCCTCTCGCGCTCCGGGAGGCCGGTGGTGCGTCGCTGTCCGTCCTGGCGCGTGGACGGCCTGGCGCGCCGTGTACGGCGACAGGCGCCATCCCCAGAGGAGGGCGGCGCTGGCACGCGGGCTGCTCAAGCCCGGAGAGACCTCAGGCGGTCGAGCCGACGAGGCGGTCGCGCCGTGGTGGCGCGAGGCGGAGTGTGGAGGTGGCTGATGCTGATGGCGGGGAAGCGGCTAGCGGTGTTCTCCATTCGCGAGGGCAAGGGCGGGAGCATCTGGGTGCGGGCGGGGAGCGCCTTCGTCAACAAGGACGGCTCGCTGAACGTGCTGCTCGACGTGCTGCCGCTGGACGGCAAGCTGCACGTGCGCGAGGCGGCGGAGAAGCGGGAGGGGCCGGGCGTGGGCGGACGGTACGCGGGGGAGCTGGGGCTGGACGCGGCGCCGGTGGGGGGCCACTCGTGAGGGCGGGCCTGGCGGCGCTGGCGGCGCTGCTCCTGGCGACCCCGGGGCTGGCGGACGCCTCGCGGCTGCGCACGCAGTACTCCGGGGTGGTGAACCTCAACGACGCGACGGCGGACCAGCTCGACCTGCTGCCGGGCGTCGGGGCGAAGGCGGCGCAACGCATCATCGAACACAGGACGCGGCGGCGCTTCCAGCGGGTGGAGGAGCTGGTGCGGGTGAAGGGCTTCGGCAAGAAGCGCTTCCTCAAGCTCAAGCCCCACCTGTCGCTGGACGGCCCCACCACGTTGAGGGTGGAGCAGGTGCTCCCCCCTCCCGAGGGGAAGGAGGTGGTCGCCACGAGCCGATGAAAACCTGATTCGAAGCGGAACCCCTTTGGAAAGAGGGGCGCCGCCCGCCGGGAGGTCCTCGCTGGCGGGTGGCGCCCCGTTGGCGCCCTCGCGCGAGCGGCCGGGGAGCTGCCAGGCGGGATGCAAGAGTGGTTTGTATCCGG
The genomic region above belongs to Myxococcus stipitatus and contains:
- a CDS encoding TonB-dependent receptor plug domain-containing protein, encoding MRRIFLAGSLVCLALGVAPRARAQTPEPPAPDDPRGTPAPQPEPATRGTVVRGKAPPPPESPERRDPTGAITVIDATRRTGEARDSAELLVGSAGLAVQDSGGYGQSKSLVVRGAASNGVLVFLDGIPLNGAGGMADLSQVPAALVERFEVLRGGAGARYGSGGLGGAVNIVTRAPSSTFRASGELTYGSWNTALGHVAATGPLLDGQALLLVHAGRSDGDFTYELDQLPAVDDNPVIAESRARNDARGGGALLRYRRRLPGGSRLDVLTELALENRAIPGTVQNPQSEGRQALDRLSLGLRWSGALGGAGAQGSARGYVRRDGLDLSGGLSEAGGAQRHTVGGVELEGRVPLGSAHALTLTLASSGEGVTNAGDGQSASWWRGSVMAMDEWRLFGGVATVVPSMRLERVGPYWLVSPKLGAAVALGGGFGVRANAGQSHRAPSFLELYIRQGTLLPNPGLRPERALYADAAVTWASAPEDAAWSFSAGGFGALYEDLIAYELYPPMLARPYNFDAARVWGAELEGEARPFEWLSASGSYTWLRTQNRLGDPRFFNQPLPYRPQHKWVGRVRAGPDWLNGRAEVLYQSSQFVNRTGTRGLPSRTFLSVGASSTFVRAPDLTLSVEVKNLLDSRAYDFTGFPLPGRAAYVSLAVSLDRDASPPPVPEVPHVPHAPVR
- a CDS encoding FHA domain-containing protein, producing MHSLRSLSCRAGGIDVVHRLPALLRQFQDDREGVLREVAWPVLVWDSMPRVPRPLARVEPPTMSGRLPLRAVEPVVFELSPRFPGSGTDVTVGRSPDCDIVLSEPSVSRQHARFRPEPHTSLWSVTDLESHFGTFQDGVLIVPGRPSPLFSMTTLRLGGAEVVFLQASAFEQYARSWALASGARLTRGG
- a CDS encoding DUF7305 domain-containing protein, with translation MSSAFPSSCSAVSRRIVPLLWLAGSLWGGGCTVRDPVALLTSAPDGGPGPVSTPDSGPSTSEDPPDEHEAFCASTGPLMLVSDGVTDEKVCTGQLAERAFRHALCSCDRLAFSAALSTDAFRGSLGKYTPGGQGGGVATNGGLAANDTVKVGGELSAGGGDGIRLGRSLTVQGVLYSGGPLTGDVTAEVTGDAWVRGDVGLASLKVDGKLAVPEGRLMSGDVQATQVSREPVASLAPCACDAGSLLDVPGLIANHATRNHNAAIGLDPDSLRGFTGERSLELPCGRFYLSGIEGEGRLDLVVRERTALFVRDSIVIGERLSIEVVPPGELDLFIGADLTVAGAFALGSTDAPARTRVYVAGHGTLGISAGSVVAGNLYAPDATLNLSGNAEVFGSLFVRHLEASGTLAVHYDADVRELASACGSGK
- a CDS encoding tetratricopeptide repeat protein, whose protein sequence is MSHISDEEGGPSHALPPLDGGHGPARRISRQRSAALVQAALLAAFEEAPPPMCPARRKWHWGMWVGGAVLVLGAAAFLGWLALRGESALRAGATPAPRTSVDAPAPPGVPRGDAADDGRGPPAVDAEVRPDSRPVESSPPAEPTSTSSASVVAPSRAAGNVAPVPAEPPLPAEPTSASSTSVVAPARAPGNIASVPMKSPPPAQPASLAPARAPGNVAPVPVEDLLRAANTHRAAGEWKRAESLYQRVIRAQPRAMSAYVAHVASGSLRLEHLGDAGGALRQYEVALREWPEGLLAQEVRQGIAEAHRVLGNTAEERRALEAFLSHHGDAPHAVAARARLKEISGR
- a CDS encoding RNA polymerase sigma factor, with the protein product MPSTGPEAIGRARPGGDPRIQAAIEGRKEAAESLLLELLPRVRNLVRYLVRGDVDVEDISQEALIALLRGLSTYRGEGSFPSWVDRVVARTTFAWLKRARGVEARRGDEPAELMAVPSGDAPPDEYVHRRRMVMLLDRIPDEQRHAMVMHHVLGLSVVEVSNELGIPFETIRSRLRLGKAALRALAGGDDGAPGRGTE
- a CDS encoding dipeptidase yields the protein MNRSLLAAALLLGAPALATSPAPVSAKARAIHESALIIDTHVDTPLRMLEEGFDLGAPPASDVGHLDLARARAGNLGAAFFSIWVEPKAFAGQETHRALRLIDTVLSAVERRPDQLVLALSSKDIVAARSGKQKKLAALMGVEGGHAIQNDLGVLRDFYRLGVRYMTLTWSNTNDWADSSGDLQEARVKHHDGLTDFGRDVVREMNRLGMLVDISHVSDKTFFDTLEVTKAPVIASHSSARALTDHPRNMTDEMLKAVAANGGVVMVNFFSAFIDDTYRKAYAAGAQERDAAGEALKARNKDADPATRFRAEMALSREMAGRVKRPPFESLVNHIDHVAKVAGVDHVGLGSDFDGINSTPEGIDSVADLPRITEALLARGYTREQLHKILGGNLLRVFREAERVSRELRAADTRVGR
- a CDS encoding MBL fold metallo-hydrolase — encoded protein: MRIPCIVALVLSPLLALAQPKDVEKVEIRSTPVAGNIHLLRGEGGNIAVSVGPDGLLVVDDEWAPLIGKVRAALRALSGGRVAYVLNTHVHRDHTGGNAVLGSEATIVAHAAVRERMSKPRTRQGETLPPAPVHARPVITFQQGLSLWFNGEEVRLTHLPSGHTDGDSTVYFVGSNVLHMGDLFFTDRFPVIDLEAGGSVEGYVRNVEQVLASLPPGARIIPGHGELADRAALERFAAMLRETTALVRQKKAAGRTLEQVQREGLPERFKSFGEGHVTTARWLEVVYTGLGGTAAVQR
- a CDS encoding ComEA family DNA-binding protein, with protein sequence MRAGLAALAALLLATPGLADASRLRTQYSGVVNLNDATADQLDLLPGVGAKAAQRIIEHRTRRRFQRVEELVRVKGFGKKRFLKLKPHLSLDGPTTLRVEQVLPPPEGKEVVATSR